CGCTAGTGTAGCCATTATTCCTATCTCTACTATACTTGCAACAATAGCATATTTAGCTGAAGGCTTTATTCCAGTTAATATGAAAATTGACGAAACTCCGAAGATTGTTAGTGCTATTATCCAAGGGTTTATTCCCAAGACGTGATGTAAAACGAACGTAGCACCCAACACATAAGCTGAGCCGTAGAGGACTGAATAAACTAAGTACACCCAACCCGTTTCAAAACCCAATCTCTTAGTTAATGAATAATAAGCGTAAGTGTAATATCCTCCGGACTTTGTATATCTAGTTGATAACTTATAAATAACCATTCCGTTAAGCAGAACTAGTACTGTCCCTATAATTATTGCAATAGGAGCAAAATAACTCCCATAAAGGAATGCAGCGACACCGTAAGTTAATATGCTTAAGAAAGGTGATTGTCCACCAACACTTAGGAAAACCAAATCCTTTAAGCCTATTACACGTTTAGGCTCCTGCTCATGGGATTCTTCCTTTTCCTTACTCATCATTTACTGTATTCACATGATGTTATTAAATCTAACTCGATTTATTGAATATTTAGCTCAGCTTAGATTTAATTTAAGTAACTCCTTTCTTCCTTACCCCTTATTGCTGAAAGGACTAGAGCGATAGAAAGGATTACAATGGAAGCATAAAACGCTGAATGAATTCCAAGTAAAAACTTACCACTCAACTCTCCTAAGGAATAAGTACCTAGGAATACCTCAAAAGCTACATATCTAGGTATTGTTAAAGAAGCAATCGATATTGCTATAACATAACTGATAAGAATTCCTATATTAGCCAAAGTCCTCATTATTCCTGAAACTCCACCGTAAATATTCCTAGGGGCATTTGACATTATTGCACTGTTATTTGCAGGATAAAAGAATGATGAACCTAGTCCTCCTACAATCGACGTGAGTATTATGTAATAATAAGGAGTTGTTAAAGTAAGGTGAGCATAAATGAATGCAGCAATCATCATTAATCCTATTCCTATTGTTGCTGGAATTCTCGCACCTATCTTATCAGAGAGCCTTCCTGTAATAGGACTTATCATGCTAGCTAAAACATATCCAGGGACAAGAAGTAAAGAAGCATTAAATGGAGTTAACCCCCTAATTCCTTGTAAGTACATTATTAGAATAAAGGCTGTAGCTAAATAACCTGCGCTTTGTAGGAAAGAAGCCAAAAGTGAAGAAGTAAGTACTCTGTTAGTGAAAACCTTAAAGTCGATCAAGGGAAACTGCTGTTTTTTCTCCACGAAATAGAAGGGAATGAGGAGAAGAATTCCAGAGAGTATTAACACAACGTTTGTACTCGTAATCCCTATACCTGCAATTTCTGCAGCACCATAAGTTACTAGAATAAGAGAGGAGGCTAGAAGTATTACTCCTCCTATGTCAAACTTAGAGTTTAATGTGAGCTTATCCTTGATTTCCCTCAGACCTAGAATCACTGCTATAACCCCTATTGGAACGTTTATGTAAAATATGTAACGCCAACCTACGAAAGTTGTCAGAATTCCTCCTAAGATTATTCCGAGAATTGCTCCTACGTTCCAACCTATTGAAGTATAACCATAAGCTTTACCCCTTCTGTTAGGAGGATAATTATCAGCAATTATTGCACCACTGTTAGCTTGAAGCATTGAAGCTCCAACAGCTTGGATCGCCCTAGAAGACACTAGGAAAGTAGCAGTAGGCGAAGCACCGCATAATGCAGAGCCTGCAGTAAAGATTATGAAACCTAAGTTGTATATCCTTCCCCTCCCAAGTCTGTCTCCCAGTCTACCGAGTTGAGTAGTTAATACTGCTGTCGTAAGCAGGTAAATCAGTATTACCCATATGAGTGTAAGTAAGTCAGTGTGAAGGCACTGTATCATCGTTGGTAACGCTAAAATTACTATGGTAGAATCAATTGCGGCCATCATAGTGCCTAGGACTACTATAAAAGTAATTAACGATATCTTGTCCATAAAGAAAGATTTGAGCTAAAACATAAAAAGTTTGTTACCAAATTACTTAAGTTTATAAGCTAGCTCAACGTACTTATCAGGGTTCATTATATCTTTTGGGTCTACAGTCTTCTTTATCTCCATCATGAGGTCTAAAACACTTTCACCGTTATGGATCTTTATCTGCTCAGCCATCATCTTAGCCTTTTGAATTCCCACACCATGCTCTCCGGTAACTGAACCACCTAGATCTATGGCTACCCTAGCAATTTCATCAAAAATTTCCTCCTTCTCGTCATCAACTACGATATTAGGATGAAGGTTTCCGTCACCTATGTGGGAAATAATGTAAAACTTCGTATTATGTTTTTTAGCAATCTCATTAAGTTTATCAATCGCCTCAGGGAGCCTCGATACCGGGACTACGATATCTTCAGCGTAAAAAGACTTAGTCTCAGCCTTTACCGCAATTGCAGCTTGAGACCTCAAGGAATAAAGCCTCTCAGCTTCATCACCTTCAAGAACAATAACTTCACCTTTAAGTACTTTGAGTAGGTCGTTTAGCTGGTCTTCTTCTATGGAAATAAGTAACATTCCCCCCTCAGCTTCCTCAAGTCCGGCATTTAAGTTCTTGTTAAGTGCCCTTATTACGTCTGCGTCAATGTACTCAGAAAACTCTGGCAAAATTCTGGCTTTCCTTATTCCTATAATATTTTCAGCAACAGTCTTAAAGTCGGGTAGAAGAACCTTCACAGTATAAATCTTCTTCCTGGGCTTAGGAATTATCCTCAACCAAGCCTCAGTTATTATCCCCAGCGTACCCTCGCTTCCTACAAACAAGTGAGTTAAATCATAACCAGCCCTATTCTTCCTTAAAGGCTCTCCTACTTTCACTACTTCTCCTGTGGGTAAAACTACCCTCAATGAAAGTACCCATTCCCTGAAAGGCCCGTATTTTACTCCCTTCATTCCTCCGGAGCCTTCAGATATTGCCCCACCTACAGTACAAAGGAAAAAGCTGGCAGGATCCGGAGGGAAGAAGAAACCTTTGCTTTCTACAGCTTCATAAAGGTCTATTAACTTCACTCCAGGCTGTACCCTCACATACCAGTCCACGTCGTTTATCTCAAGGATTTTGTCCATCTTAGAAAGATCTATGATGATACAGTTCTTACAAGCAGTTGCTCCGGTTAAACTGCTTCCAGAACCCCAAGGGACTACCGGGATACCGTGGGAATATGCGTATTTAACTATCCTTACTACCTCCTCTTCTTTCCTCGGATAAAATACAATGAGGGGAGAGACTTTATACCCTGCGAAGTCTTCCCTTTCTTCCTTTGAGTGTTCTATATCAAGTAACTCGTCCATATAGAGAGTTGAGTAGAGAAAAATATAAGGTTGTATTGTTGAGGAAGATAATAAAAGACATTGAGCAAGTAGCATAGCAACATTATCCCGGAATTTGTGAGTTTTTATTTTATGTTTACAATTTAGATCCTTAAAGGC
This genomic interval from Acidianus sp. HS-5 contains the following:
- a CDS encoding MFS transporter, which gives rise to MDKISLITFIVVLGTMMAAIDSTIVILALPTMIQCLHTDLLTLIWVILIYLLTTAVLTTQLGRLGDRLGRGRIYNLGFIIFTAGSALCGASPTATFLVSSRAIQAVGASMLQANSGAIIADNYPPNRRGKAYGYTSIGWNVGAILGIILGGILTTFVGWRYIFYINVPIGVIAVILGLREIKDKLTLNSKFDIGGVILLASSLILVTYGAAEIAGIGITSTNVVLILSGILLLIPFYFVEKKQQFPLIDFKVFTNRVLTSSLLASFLQSAGYLATAFILIMYLQGIRGLTPFNASLLLVPGYVLASMISPITGRLSDKIGARIPATIGIGLMMIAAFIYAHLTLTTPYYYIILTSIVGGLGSSFFYPANNSAIMSNAPRNIYGGVSGIMRTLANIGILISYVIAISIASLTIPRYVAFEVFLGTYSLGELSGKFLLGIHSAFYASIVILSIALVLSAIRGKEERSYLN
- a CDS encoding FAD-binding protein, giving the protein MDELLDIEHSKEEREDFAGYKVSPLIVFYPRKEEEVVRIVKYAYSHGIPVVPWGSGSSLTGATACKNCIIIDLSKMDKILEINDVDWYVRVQPGVKLIDLYEAVESKGFFFPPDPASFFLCTVGGAISEGSGGMKGVKYGPFREWVLSLRVVLPTGEVVKVGEPLRKNRAGYDLTHLFVGSEGTLGIITEAWLRIIPKPRKKIYTVKVLLPDFKTVAENIIGIRKARILPEFSEYIDADVIRALNKNLNAGLEEAEGGMLLISIEEDQLNDLLKVLKGEVIVLEGDEAERLYSLRSQAAIAVKAETKSFYAEDIVVPVSRLPEAIDKLNEIAKKHNTKFYIISHIGDGNLHPNIVVDDEKEEIFDEIARVAIDLGGSVTGEHGVGIQKAKMMAEQIKIHNGESVLDLMMEIKKTVDPKDIMNPDKYVELAYKLK